The genomic segment CATTCGACACTTTAATACCTCTTCTTCCAAAAGATTTAAGGATTGTCGCTGTAGACATGTAAATAATCCCGaataatgaaatcatttccattaattaacatattttttctttgattcattTCTACAGCCCAGGTCACGGACTTAGTGATCACTTCCCACCCGACATCGCTTATAATTATATCGACACTCTTGTGGCGGTGGAAAGATTAATGAAACGTTTTCAATGGCAAAAGGTTTCCTTTCTAGTCCACAGTTTGGGTGGCGCGACAGCGATGCTTTACGCAGGAGTGGTAACAATCAGTATATATTGaagtgaaatttgaatatccGCAAAATGCGTAACGGCACAATTCGAAATGCAGTTTCCAGAGAAAGTGGAAAAAGTTGTCTGCTTGGATATCATCCGTGCTACACCAACGATTCCGGCAACCGTCGATGTACGTTTGCGCAAAACGATCGGAAAGTTACTCAAGTACGAAGACGCCATCATCTCTGGACCGGAACAACCCATAAGCTACGAGTCAGCAGTGGAGCGATGGGTTAGTGGTACGTTCGGCTCGCTCGATGACAAAGCCTGTCGAATCCTGTGTAAGAGAGGCTTGAAAAAATTCGAGGATGGCTACGTTTTCAGTCGGGATCGACGTATTCTCGCGGCCCCATTGGCTTTTATTCCCAAGGAAGATCAAGTTATTTTAGCGCGTAAAGTCACGGCCGATGTTCTGATCATTAAATTCAGCGAAGGTCCGTATTACGAACCCGCAGAGAACTACCGAGAACATGTCGAAGCTCTTCGAACTCAATCAAAATGTGTCCGCTACGTCGAAATGGAAGGGAAACATCACACACATTTGACGCATCCGGAGCTTGTTGCTCCAATTATCAAcgaatttctaaattttcagAGTTCAGTCTAAGAttcatgaaatttaaaaaccgGTACGTTTTCTAACAATTCGGGTTTCTATATTTCTCCCTTCTCTTCTTCAAGGATTTCTGATTTTGTGCACTAGTGTACCGTCAACTATGATGCTGCTAGTGTAAATTACCGATTCAGACTCGGAAATATATACTGGAATGTATAACGAATATTGTGAACTTGTGcaggtattttttattttgactcgTGCAGCCGCCATCATTTACTGAGTAGGTTTACTCATTTGCTAATTGCTCATTGCTAaagtaataattaatattaaatagcTTTAGAAGCTGACACATTAATTATTTAAGCGCAACGGATATTCTCAGGGACATAGATTTAGGTAAAAAATTCccatattacatttttttttctgtcccaGTTATTTGTTATATTGTCACGATCGTTTCAGCCCTCTATCGATTGTGGGGTTAATGGTTTAATTACTTAACCCTAGGTGGCCTAATGTAGTTTGTCACCTTGTTTAACCTTGCTTCTTGGCCTTCTTCTCTTTAACCTTGCTCCCCCTCTCGGACTCTCGGTGACGGTCAGTCTAGTTCGGAGTGTTAACCTAGCACCATGTTTTCGTCCGTTGTTGCTACGTGTCCTTAATTCGGTGTAGTTAATGGacgctgttggtgtagtaagGTTAGATAGGCACCAACAGTGACAGTTTATCATTCTGTACCGGCTCTTGTGTAAAAGGGAGTCGGCAGAGTGATCGATTTCATTTATAGTGACCTCACTTCAAGTGTGAATTAGGCCATATGCTGATTTGAGCGTAACAATATTCTTTTATCGGTCGCTTAAAAATCCTGTAATTGTACAGCGAATTTCATTCGCTTcagaccctaagggtgtagacatattttatttctaccaaATTAGCTTatttaaagaacaaaacaaaaaaagacaaggacACATAGACAAAGGGAAGACAAGGTCTGGAAGGTTACCGCACCTCTTTCGCACCTTTCTTCTGTCCTTTCCACCCTATTTCCTACAGACTTATTTTAGCTACCACCAAGTAAAGATGTCTAGAAATAGGGGTTTTTTCGGGCCACGTGGCCGCCCTAACGATTTTCGTGGTTTTCAAGAACAGAATTTTCTTGAGTATCAGTACGGACCAGTCGATAGATTCCCAGCTGTTAGGGAAAGATCGCCGATCCGCCGGGACCCCAGGTATCAGTACGATTTTGGTGATTATCAGGAAGGGTACTTTAGGGAACGAGAGTTGAGGCGTGAGTATTTTGAGCCTGGCTTCCGTCAGGAAGAGCAGTTCGTTCCAAGAGAAGAGCAGTACCGTCCAGAAGAGCAGTACCGTCCAGAAGAGCAGTACCGTCCAGAAGAGCAGTACCGTCCAGAAGAGCAGTACCGTCCAGAAGTAGAACCTCAGTTTTATcaggagagagaggaggatTTCTATGAGTATAGATCGGAAGATGAAGGAGGCTTGGAGAATGATCAGAGAGAAAATAATCGGCCATGGAGGCCACCTCGTCGTGAAGAGGCATTGGGTGAAGCTCTTCCCCAACAGCAGCCAATTCAGCGTGAAACTCCTCCGCCTCAACCGAGTCCGCGTCATCCgccgccgcagcagcagccacatcAGCCACGTCCGGCCTCTCCCTCCCAAGATGCGCCGTATACAGTTTCAGCCCAGATTTGCGACGAACTTACTGCATGGTTGACAAAAGGTATGTCAGGAGAGGAGTCGAAAGCAATCTCGAAGCGTTTTCCCTTGAAATTTGCGGAGGAATCATTTGAGATTCGGCCCCCCAAGTTAGATAATTTCATGCAGCGGCGAGCGAAGGACAAGGAGGTGCTAAGGAATGTGAATTGTGCGGAAGAAGTTTTAGTGGCGTTGCAGCATAAGATTTGTGACGTGGCTCCGCCACTTATTGACTTGTATGCGCGTGTATCGGCTCTAGAAGAGGGAGAGATCGCGGTTGAAGCAGCAAAAGATTCAGTCAGGTCAGCACTGCGCCAATGGGCGAGAGCATGGCTGTATGtgacgaaagaaagaagaaagtcggTGGTGAGCCTCGTGGAGCCGTCCTTTCAGTTTCTTCTGGCTGGGCCGGAAGCGTTCGCGGTTGGTCCAGAGGCTAGGGAGAAACTGTTCACTGGAAAGTTTCTTGATGCCATGTTGAAGGAGGCCACTCAGGACGCGACGTTGGCACAGAAGGATGCGGCAGTGCGATCAGCAGGTCGTGCATTGCCGTCTCATAGGCCAGCTGGTCGAGGACGATTGGTTAGAGAGCCAGCCCCATTCCAACACCCCTACCAGCGTCAAAGAGAACCAGCAAGCAGCAATGGCGGTAGACGAGGTCGGTTCAGAGGAGCGAGAGGAGCGGGCGATAGCTGGTCACGCATCGGTCAAAGGTATGATTTAGTGTTAAATTCTTTCCCCGACCAGTCTATTGCATCTAGTATTAATGTGGGGGCTAGGTTGTTAAAATTTGCAAGTAGCTGGGAATTAATTACGGACGATAAATGGGTTTTGAATTCGGTGGCTACAGGGGTGACGTTAGATTTTCTTAAGCAGCCGCGGCAAAATTCCATACCTTCTCCGATTCCTATGTCCAAAGAAATGGAAGCAGTATGCGATCAGGAAGTAAAAGATTTGGTTTTGAAAGGGGCCATCAAGGAAGTAACAGACGACTCGGAGGGTTTTAtttgttctctttttgttaTCCCTAAAAAGATGGGGGGTTTCAGGCCCATTTTAAACCTCAAgcctttaaacaaatttatcagATACGAACATTTTAAGATGGAAAATTTGCAGTCGGTCCGTTTTCTG from the Daphnia pulex isolate KAP4 chromosome 1, ASM2113471v1 genome contains:
- the LOC124193819 gene encoding serine hydrolase-like protein; this translates as MANEDEKKLLFRMQHIIPRGLSSPTISNNPNTNISSSSSPEEIEIQMTWGKVAAKVWGPANGRPVIAIHGWLDNSGTFDTLIPLLPKDLRIVAVDIPGHGLSDHFPPDIAYNYIDTLVAVERLMKRFQWQKVSFLVHSLGGATAMLYAGVFPEKVEKVVCLDIIRATPTIPATVDVRLRKTIGKLLKYEDAIISGPEQPISYESAVERWVSGTFGSLDDKACRILCKRGLKKFEDGYVFSRDRRILAAPLAFIPKEDQVILARKVTADVLIIKFSEGPYYEPAENYREHVEALRTQSKCVRYVEMEGKHHTHLTHPELVAPIINEFLNFQSSV
- the LOC124192042 gene encoding uncharacterized protein LOC124192042, coding for MSRNRGFFGPRGRPNDFRGFQEQNFLEYQYGPVDRFPAVRERSPIRRDPRYQYDFGDYQEGYFRERELRREYFEPGFRQEEQFVPREEQYRPEEQYRPEEQYRPEEQYRPEEQYRPEVEPQFYQEREEDFYEYRSEDEGGLENDQRENNRPWRPPRREEALGEALPQQQPIQRETPPPQPSPRHPPPQQQPHQPRPASPSQDAPYTVSAQICDELTAWLTKGMSGEESKAISKRFPLKFAEESFEIRPPKLDNFMQRRAKDKEVLRNVNCAEEVLVALQHKICDVAPPLIDLYARVSALEEGEIAVEAAKDSVRSALRQWARAWLYVTKERRKSVVSLVEPSFQFLLAGPEAFAVGPEAREKLFTGKFLDAMLKEATQDATLAQKDAAVRSAGRALPSHRPAGRGRLVREPAPFQHPYQRQREPASSNGGRRGRFRGARGAGDSWSRIGQSWELITDDKWVLNSVATGVTLDFLKQPRQNSIPSPIPMSKEMEAVCDQEVKDLVLKGAIKEVTDDSEVGPFSAEGGGLDGKIRPQGCLSYSSDPFLESGTGGLYTR